Proteins from a single region of Paenibacillus sp. BIHB 4019:
- a CDS encoding ABC transporter permease, with product MRNDTVSKDWRSKLINPVLDKEFRLRMRTPRTMWTLLAYLFAIGLFALSSIYLLNMSSGNTASFNPTESRILFYFLSFVQLGLISFMAPGLTAGVISGERERQTLNLLLTTQQSSTTIILSKLLSSLSFMILIVISTLPIYSMMFLFGGISPVQLLLVFCFYLFLMIVIGAFGVLFSTLVKRTMIAVILTYGVTLFLYAGTALIGYVAIMVSMQVSGNSSSNEWIAHIFAWNPAVAMYSILDPNITREIVYSGSGATATEPILQLWQEFMLIYLVLAALAIWLSIRYLRPRMKQNRK from the coding sequence ATGAGAAACGATACAGTAAGCAAAGACTGGCGCAGCAAGTTGATCAATCCGGTGCTGGATAAGGAATTCCGCTTGCGGATGCGGACGCCGCGCACGATGTGGACGCTGCTTGCCTATTTATTCGCCATTGGGCTGTTTGCCCTTAGCTCCATCTATTTGCTCAATATGAGCTCGGGCAATACTGCTTCCTTTAATCCGACTGAAAGCCGGATATTGTTTTATTTTCTCAGCTTCGTACAGCTTGGCCTTATTTCCTTTATGGCTCCGGGCTTGACGGCTGGCGTTATAAGTGGCGAGCGCGAGCGGCAGACGCTTAATCTGCTGCTTACGACGCAGCAAAGCTCGACAACGATTATTTTAAGCAAGCTGCTGTCTTCCTTGAGCTTTATGATTTTAATCGTCATAAGTACACTTCCCATATACAGCATGATGTTTCTGTTCGGCGGCATATCGCCGGTGCAACTGCTGCTCGTCTTTTGCTTTTATTTATTTTTGATGATCGTAATCGGTGCATTCGGCGTTTTGTTTTCCACCCTCGTCAAGCGGACGATGATTGCTGTCATTTTGACGTATGGCGTGACCTTGTTTTTGTACGCGGGCACGGCGCTTATCGGTTATGTAGCGATAATGGTATCGATGCAGGTTTCAGGAAACAGCTCTTCTAACGAATGGATCGCGCATATTTTTGCATGGAATCCAGCGGTGGCGATGTACAGCATTTTGGACCCTAATATAACCAGAGAAATCGTTTATTCAGGATCTGGTGCAACAGCAACTGAACCGATTCTGCAGCTATGGCAGGAGTTTATGCTCATTTATCTCGTATTGGCTGCTCTAGCCATTTGGTTAAGCATCCGCTACTTGCGCCCTCGCATGAAGCAAAACCGGAAATAA
- a CDS encoding ABC transporter ATP-binding protein has product MIEIKGLSKSFGSFHALKSLDLTIAKGKVFGFVGPNGAGKSTTMSILATLLSPTSGYAKVDGFDVTKHPAEVRKRIGYMPDFFGVYDQFKAVEYLHFYGASYGIPKKEREELIPQLLELVNLSDKRDAYVDTLSRGMKQRLCLARCLVHDPDLLILDEPASGLDPRARIEMREILLELKAMGKTIIISSHILPELAEMVDEIGVIEHGQMIAQGNVSDIQNRLRVKRILYIRLLERLDEAEQFLQEQPHVTRLMRDERGIHVHFSGQDIEQAELVGELIAAGYRIISFSEGQTNLEDVFLEITRGGDGFE; this is encoded by the coding sequence ATGATTGAAATTAAAGGGCTTAGCAAGTCTTTCGGCTCGTTCCATGCGTTAAAATCGCTCGATTTGACGATTGCCAAAGGCAAGGTGTTCGGTTTTGTAGGGCCGAATGGAGCAGGGAAATCAACGACGATGTCCATTTTGGCTACACTGCTGTCTCCTACGTCAGGCTATGCCAAAGTAGATGGTTTTGATGTGACGAAGCATCCGGCAGAAGTGAGAAAGCGCATTGGATATATGCCGGATTTCTTCGGTGTGTACGATCAGTTTAAAGCGGTCGAATATTTGCATTTTTATGGTGCGAGCTATGGGATTCCCAAAAAAGAACGGGAAGAGCTCATTCCACAGCTGCTTGAGCTGGTCAATCTCAGTGACAAGCGGGACGCTTATGTCGATACGCTGTCGCGTGGCATGAAGCAGCGGCTGTGCTTGGCACGGTGCCTGGTGCATGATCCCGATTTGCTCATACTCGATGAGCCCGCTTCCGGGCTTGATCCGCGGGCGAGAATCGAAATGCGGGAAATATTGCTCGAGCTGAAGGCGATGGGCAAAACGATTATTATATCTTCGCATATTTTACCGGAGCTTGCGGAGATGGTTGACGAAATTGGCGTTATCGAGCATGGACAGATGATTGCGCAGGGCAATGTGTCGGATATCCAGAACCGGCTGCGGGTGAAGCGGATTTTATATATTCGGCTGCTGGAGCGGCTGGACGAGGCTGAGCAGTTTTTGCAGGAGCAGCCGCATGTGACGCGTCTGATGCGCGATGAACGGGGCATTCATGTCCATTTTAGCGGACAGGATATCGAACAGGCTGAGCTGGTCGGCGAGCTGATTGCGGCGGGCTATCGCATTATTTCGTTCAGTGAGGGGCAGACGAATTTGGAAGATGTCTTTTTGGAAATTACGAGAGGAGGGGACGGCTTCGAATGA
- a CDS encoding MFS transporter has product MSTALSASEPAHSTASQRLLFTIVTLLYWTSMYVYVPTLSPFLSGRGLSMQLIGIVLGSYGFVQMLVRFPVGVASDRFGKRKPFIILGMVTALLSCLMFLVPGHWLWPLGGRAMAGICASTWVAFTVMYANYFAAEDAAKAMGSISVMIVSGQMLGMLMSGTVTDMWGDAAPFITGAVIAGVGLLLALILKEPQKQLHERVGMTLAMARSIIGTKLLLQVSLLSILAHGVLFITMFGFTPLKAETLGITGYGLTFIVFAFMLPHALASMFTAKWFAPRFGNWVTIGIGFVLSAICTVAIAYTDSFAMLVLTQAINGFAQGLHLPLLLGLSIRDVQPAGRATAMGLYQAVYSIGMFSGPFLAGWLNDSWGMNSGFWFGGLLGAAAALLSAWWYRKELREKGH; this is encoded by the coding sequence ATGTCTACTGCTTTGTCAGCTTCTGAACCAGCTCATTCTACTGCTTCACAGCGCTTGTTGTTTACGATTGTTACGCTATTATACTGGACTTCAATGTACGTTTATGTACCGACTTTATCGCCTTTTTTGAGCGGCCGCGGCTTGTCGATGCAGCTGATTGGCATTGTGCTTGGCAGCTATGGCTTTGTTCAAATGCTCGTACGTTTCCCAGTTGGTGTCGCTTCTGACCGCTTCGGCAAGCGCAAGCCTTTTATTATACTGGGCATGGTGACTGCCCTGTTGAGCTGCCTGATGTTTCTGGTGCCTGGACACTGGCTATGGCCGCTCGGAGGCCGGGCAATGGCTGGCATATGCGCCTCGACATGGGTTGCTTTTACAGTCATGTATGCCAATTATTTTGCCGCAGAAGATGCTGCGAAGGCGATGGGAAGCATCAGCGTGATGATCGTTAGCGGCCAAATGCTCGGCATGCTGATGAGCGGAACAGTGACCGATATGTGGGGTGATGCAGCACCATTCATTACTGGGGCTGTTATCGCCGGGGTAGGGCTGCTGCTAGCCCTAATTTTAAAAGAACCGCAGAAACAGCTGCATGAGCGCGTCGGCATGACACTCGCGATGGCGCGCAGCATTATCGGCACGAAGCTCTTGCTACAAGTATCGCTGCTCTCCATTCTCGCACATGGCGTGCTGTTCATAACGATGTTTGGCTTCACGCCGCTCAAGGCAGAGACGCTGGGCATTACCGGGTATGGGCTGACTTTCATTGTTTTTGCCTTTATGCTGCCGCATGCGCTCGCTTCAATGTTCACCGCCAAATGGTTCGCGCCGCGTTTTGGCAACTGGGTCACGATTGGAATTGGCTTCGTGTTAAGCGCAATATGTACGGTGGCCATTGCCTATACGGATTCGTTCGCTATGCTGGTTCTGACGCAAGCGATAAACGGCTTCGCTCAAGGCTTGCATTTGCCGCTGCTGCTCGGGCTCTCGATTCGTGACGTCCAGCCTGCTGGGAGAGCTACTGCAATGGGCCTTTATCAGGCCGTGTATTCGATTGGGATGTTTTCCGGCCCTTTTCTAGCCGGTTGGCTCAACGACAGCTGGGGCATGAATAGCGGCTTCTGGTTCGGCGGCCTGCTCGGCGCTGCCGCAGCGCTGCTTAGTGCGTGGTGGTATAGGAAGGAACTCAGAGAAAAAGGGCATTGA
- a CDS encoding S-layer homology domain-containing protein — protein sequence MKQAVSSIVNGYADSTFKPGKMVSQAEFVVMLMNRPSAELQK from the coding sequence ATGAAGCAAGCAGTCAGCAGCATTGTGAATGGGTATGCAGACAGCACCTTTAAACCGGGTAAAATGGTTTCTCAAGCAGAATTTGTTGTGATGCTGATGAATAGACCCTCTGCTGAATTACAAAAATAG